The bacterium DNA segment AGATCGCCAAGGTGCTGGCCGCGGTGATCAAGCGCGACGGCTACGACCTGATCCTGGCCGGCAAGCAGGCCATCGACGACGACGCGGGACAGGTCGCGGTGATGATCGCGGAGCTCCTCGACTGCGGACACGCCGCAGTGGTCAACAAGCTGGAGCTCGGTGACGGCACGTTCACGGCGACGCGCGAGATCGAGGGCGGCGCCGAGATCGTCGCCGGCCAGCTGCCCGCGGTGATCACCTGCCAGAAGGGCCTGAACGAGCCCCGGCTGCCGAGCCTGCCCAACATCATGAAGGCCGGCGCCAAGCCGCAGGAGACGCTCGCCTGTGCGGACCTGGGAATCGAGGTCCCCGCCGCCCTGAGCAAGATCACGACGTACACGCCTCCCGCGCCCCGCGCCGCGTGCAAGATCATCGAGAACGACGATCTCGCCGCCGCCGCCAGGGAACTTGTGCGTCTGCTGCGCGAGGAAGCCAAGGTCATCTGACAGGGAGAACCGACATGCCGAACATCGCAGTCTTCATCGAGCAGCGCGACGGCCAGATCAAGCAGGTGGCCTGGCAGATGATCACCCGGGCCCGCGAGATCGTCGACGCCGCCGGCGGCGAGGTGTGGGGCGTGCTGCTGGGCGAGGCCGACGCCGCGGCTGCCGGGAAGCACGGCGCCCACAAGCTCTTCACCGCCACCGGCGAACACTTCGCCAGGTACAACAGCGAGGCCTGGAGCCGGTCCCTGGCCGCCTTCTGCGTGGCGCACGAGCCCGACCTGATCCTGCTGGGCGTGACCTCGCTTGGCAAGGACCTCGGCCCGCGCCTGGCCGCGCGCCTGGACTGCGCCTGCCTGAGCGACAGCGTGAGCCTCGACCACGACGGCGGCTTCAAGGTCCGCCGGCCCATCTTCGCGGGCAAGTGCTACACGGACGTCACCTTCTCGTCGCCGACCGCCGTGGTCGGCATCCGGCCCAACGCCTTCACCCTGGGCGAGGGCGGCGGCGCCGAGGCCGCGGCCGAGACCTTCGACCCGGGCCTGGACGCCTTCGCGCCCAAGGCCTCGGTGACGGAGATAAAGGCCACAGCCGCCGGCCGCATCGAGCTGACCGAGGCCGAACGCATCGTCTCGGGCGGGCGCGGCATCAAGGAAGCCGACAACTACAAGCTGATCGAGGAGACGGCCGCCGCGCTCGGCGCCGCGGCGGGCGCCAGCCGCGCCATCGTGGACGCCGGCTGGATCGACCACTCCCACCAGGTGGGC contains these protein-coding regions:
- a CDS encoding electron transfer flavoprotein subunit beta/FixA family protein → MKIAVCVKQVPDSETRITMSGPAAELDRSGFTRVLNPYDAYAVEEAVRIKERLGGDTEITSITVGPERVMESIKKDCLAVGCDRSIRIDEPALENAEPLQIAKVLAAVIKRDGYDLILAGKQAIDDDAGQVAVMIAELLDCGHAAVVNKLELGDGTFTATREIEGGAEIVAGQLPAVITCQKGLNEPRLPSLPNIMKAGAKPQETLACADLGIEVPAALSKITTYTPPAPRAACKIIENDDLAAAARELVRLLREEAKVI
- a CDS encoding electron transfer flavoprotein subunit alpha/FixB family protein; this encodes MPNIAVFIEQRDGQIKQVAWQMITRAREIVDAAGGEVWGVLLGEADAAAAGKHGAHKLFTATGEHFARYNSEAWSRSLAAFCVAHEPDLILLGVTSLGKDLGPRLAARLDCACLSDSVSLDHDGGFKVRRPIFAGKCYTDVTFSSPTAVVGIRPNAFTLGEGGGAEAAAETFDPGLDAFAPKASVTEIKATAAGRIELTEAERIVSGGRGIKEADNYKLIEETAAALGAAAGASRAIVDAGWIDHSHQVGQTGKTVSPNLYVAAGISGAIQHLAGMSSSKCIVAINKDPNAPIFKAADYGIVADLFQVLPAFKEAVEALD